One Odocoileus virginianus isolate 20LAN1187 ecotype Illinois chromosome 4, Ovbor_1.2, whole genome shotgun sequence DNA segment encodes these proteins:
- the PLSCR5 gene encoding phospholipid scramblase family member 5, giving the protein MASKDAQSRRSRGLPGFLPGASDPDHGLHIAPSNPGDQAWQRGPPPPGNLPPGLEYLSQLDLIIIHQQVELLGMILGTETANKYEIKNSLGQRIYFAAEESICFNRTFCSTLRSCILKITDNSGQEVITVNRPLRCNSCWCPCCLQELEIQAPPGSIVGYVAQKWDPFLPKFTIQNANKEDILKIVGPCATCGCFGDVDFEVKTINEKLTIGKISKYWSGFVNDVFTNADNFGIHVPADLDVRVKAAMIGACFLFDFMFFEHSLAGL; this is encoded by the exons ATGGCCTCTAAAG ATGCACAGAGCCGAAGAAGCAGAGGTCTGCCTGGCTTTCTTCCGGGAGCTTCAGACCCAGACCACGGCCTTCACATCGCACCTTCCAATCCAGGGGACCAAGCATGGCAGCGGGGTCCCCCTCCGCCAGGAAACCTCCCTCCTGGTCTAGAGTATTTAAGCCAG TTAGACCTGATTATTATACACCAGCAGGTGGAACTTCTTGGAA TGATATTAGGCACTGAGACCGCCAACAAATATGAGATTAAAAACAGCTTGGGACAAAGAATATACTTTGCAGCGGAGGAAAGCATCTGCTTCAACCGTACTTTCTGTTCCACTCTGCGATCATGCATTCTGAAGATCACCGATAACTCAGGTCAAGAGGTGATCACAGTCAACAGGCCCTTGAGGTGCAACAGCTGCTGGTGCCCTTGCTGCCTACAAGAG TTAGAAATCCAAGCCCCTCCTGGTTCTATAGTTGGTTATGTTGCACAGAAGTGGGACCCCTTTCTGCCTAAATTCACAATCCAAAATGCAAACaaagaagatattttgaaaattgttGGTCCTTGTGCAACATGTGGCTGTTTTGGCGATGTGGATTTTGAG gtgAAGACCATTAATGAAAAGCTCACAATTGGAAAGATTTCCAAGTACTGGTCAGGCTTTGTGAATGATGTTTTCACCAACGCCGACAACTTTGGGATCCACGTTCCTGCAGATCTCGACGTGAGAGTCAAAGCAGCCATGATCGGTGCTTGCTTCCTTTTT